A single Clostridium sp. AN503 DNA region contains:
- a CDS encoding ABC transporter ATP-binding protein, translating into MAEAKVKVQNLTKKFGDLLVLDNVSFEVKKGEFLCVVGPTGCGKTTFLNCLTKLYEPTAGEILIDGEPVDLRKHNVSYIFQEYSTMPWLNVEENIAFGLRIKHRTEQEIRESVDEVVEMVGLQKYRKYYPNQLSASMLQRVVIARAFATKPDILLMDEPYGQLDIELRFKLEDELIGIWEKLGTTIIFITHNIEEAVYVSENILVLTNKPTTIKSRVENHLARPRTVTAREFIDVREHVTELIKWW; encoded by the coding sequence ATGGCAGAGGCAAAGGTAAAGGTGCAGAACCTGACAAAAAAATTCGGGGATCTGCTGGTACTTGACAATGTGTCATTTGAAGTGAAAAAAGGCGAGTTTTTATGTGTGGTGGGGCCGACTGGATGTGGAAAGACTACGTTTTTAAACTGCCTTACAAAGCTCTATGAGCCGACGGCAGGCGAGATCCTGATCGACGGGGAACCGGTGGACTTGAGAAAACATAATGTATCTTATATTTTTCAGGAGTACTCCACCATGCCGTGGCTGAATGTGGAGGAGAATATCGCGTTTGGTCTTCGGATCAAACACCGGACGGAGCAGGAGATCCGGGAGAGCGTGGATGAAGTGGTGGAGATGGTGGGCCTTCAAAAGTACAGGAAATACTATCCGAACCAGCTTTCAGCCAGTATGCTCCAGCGGGTGGTGATCGCCAGGGCGTTTGCCACAAAGCCGGATATCCTTCTGATGGACGAGCCTTACGGGCAGTTGGATATTGAGCTTCGGTTCAAGCTGGAGGATGAGCTGATCGGCATCTGGGAGAAGTTAGGGACCACGATCATCTTTATCACGCACAACATTGAGGAAGCGGTATATGTGAGTGAGAATATCCTGGTCCTGACCAACAAACCGACCACCATCAAAAGCCGGGTGGAGAATCATCTGGCAAGGCCGCGGACGGTGACGGCCAGGGAATTTATCGATGTGAGGGAACATGTGACCGAGTTGATCAAATGGTGGTAG
- a CDS encoding heme-binding protein — MWDEEHWRFPDFTYEDAVRLSQEVFALAMEEKAGICYQVVVNGFTAVRCFLTGTDESNIVWLERKKNTVLKSRRSSLRCGLEAEAAGSLEPWQEDEELYVIRGGGYPIWRQDGTFVGALCISGLHHEEDHRMAAEAVRRYAERRKETGHEGSGIDRG, encoded by the coding sequence ATTTGGGATGAAGAACACTGGCGTTTTCCGGATTTTACCTATGAGGATGCGGTGCGGCTGTCACAGGAGGTCTTTGCGCTGGCAATGGAGGAAAAGGCCGGGATCTGTTATCAGGTTGTGGTGAACGGCTTTACCGCAGTCCGGTGCTTCCTGACAGGAACAGATGAGAGCAATATTGTCTGGCTGGAGCGGAAGAAAAACACAGTGCTGAAAAGCCGCAGATCCTCTCTGCGCTGCGGGCTGGAGGCGGAGGCAGCAGGAAGCCTGGAGCCGTGGCAGGAGGATGAAGAGCTGTATGTGATACGGGGCGGCGGATATCCGATCTGGAGACAGGACGGGACTTTTGTGGGAGCGCTTTGCATATCCGGGCTTCATCATGAGGAGGATCACCGGATGGCGGCAGAGGCAGTCCGGCGTTACGCAGAGCGGAGAAAGGAGACGGGGCATGAGGGCAGCGGTATTGACAGGGGTTAG
- a CDS encoding zinc-binding dehydrogenase, whose amino-acid sequence MRAAVLTGVRTMSIQEVPEPQITKANQIKVRVLVCGLCASETECWTGEKDSIGRIIGHEPVGIVVDKGAEVTDFEIGDRVAAGFCHFAFADYVVQDTSLFAKVPDWLRDEEAIGEPPSCVLGAVQRVPLDFGSRAAVVGCGYMGLMVIRMLKLRGCASITAVDSQQPALENALKYGADEVYTPSELRAEHFVDGFNDRTFVDGFDAVFEVTGNEQALKMASRMVKGHGYLEIVGFHTGSREIDVRLWNMKGLNVINGHDKRMRMRGKYIRAYMEMVRCKKADFGDLITNGYALEDIDQGFSDMVNRAPGYIKGYIRVNEA is encoded by the coding sequence ATGAGGGCAGCGGTATTGACAGGGGTTAGGACCATGAGTATACAGGAGGTTCCGGAACCACAGATCACAAAAGCGAACCAGATCAAGGTCCGGGTGCTGGTCTGCGGCCTGTGCGCGTCGGAGACCGAGTGCTGGACCGGGGAGAAGGACAGCATCGGCAGGATCATTGGCCATGAGCCGGTGGGGATTGTGGTGGACAAGGGAGCGGAGGTTACAGATTTTGAGATCGGCGACCGGGTGGCTGCGGGATTCTGTCATTTCGCATTCGCGGATTACGTGGTCCAGGATACTTCGCTCTTTGCGAAGGTGCCGGACTGGCTCAGGGATGAGGAAGCTATCGGAGAACCGCCGTCCTGCGTCCTGGGGGCGGTACAGAGAGTGCCGTTGGATTTTGGAAGCCGTGCGGCGGTTGTGGGCTGCGGTTATATGGGGCTTATGGTCATCCGTATGCTGAAACTGCGGGGCTGCGCCAGCATTACAGCGGTGGACAGCCAACAGCCCGCACTTGAAAATGCTTTGAAATACGGGGCGGATGAGGTCTATACGCCATCTGAGCTTAGGGCGGAGCATTTTGTGGACGGGTTTAACGACCGGACGTTTGTGGACGGATTTGACGCGGTGTTCGAGGTGACAGGGAATGAGCAGGCTCTTAAGATGGCGTCCAGGATGGTGAAGGGACACGGCTATCTGGAGATTGTGGGATTTCACACGGGTTCCCGGGAGATCGATGTAAGGCTCTGGAACATGAAAGGGTTGAATGTCATCAATGGTCATGACAAGCGGATGAGGATGCGCGGCAAATATATCCGGGCGTATATGGAGATGGTGCGCTGTAAAAAGGCGGATTTCGGGGACCTGATCACCAACGGCTATGCTTTGGAGGATATTGACCAGGGATTTTCCGATATGGTTAACCGGGCGCCGGGGTATATCAAAGGGTATATCCGCGTAAATGAAGCATGA
- a CDS encoding TIM barrel protein has protein sequence MKISPCIDTIYKGADLKTALTEIRACGFNGFEFWSVNNWDMGAMQEYREELGLEIANFNNEIISLADAKERTRFLQELEKTVTYAKKLGCSHITVLSGDDTGEPRSVQRQSIIDGLKEAAKVVEPEHITVVLEASNRRVNRPDNYLTSADEAFEIIGEVGSENVKMLYDIYHQQISEGDLLVRILPNIDKIGHFHAAGVPGRHELHLCEINYDYVLRQIAAAGYGGWIGLEYFPSLSTEESLRGVAKYLDL, from the coding sequence ATGAAGATCAGTCCATGTATTGATACGATTTACAAAGGCGCAGACCTAAAGACCGCGTTGACGGAGATCAGGGCCTGCGGGTTTAACGGGTTTGAGTTTTGGAGCGTGAACAACTGGGATATGGGGGCTATGCAGGAATACCGGGAGGAGCTGGGGCTGGAGATCGCCAATTTTAACAACGAGATCATTTCCCTGGCAGATGCGAAGGAACGGACGCGCTTTTTACAGGAGCTGGAAAAAACCGTGACATATGCAAAAAAGCTTGGGTGCAGCCATATCACCGTGCTTTCGGGGGATGATACGGGGGAGCCACGGTCAGTGCAGCGGCAGTCCATCATTGACGGGCTTAAGGAAGCCGCCAAAGTGGTGGAGCCGGAGCATATCACCGTGGTGCTGGAGGCGTCCAACCGCAGGGTCAACCGGCCGGACAATTATCTGACCTCGGCGGACGAGGCTTTTGAGATCATTGGTGAGGTGGGCAGCGAAAACGTAAAGATGCTGTACGATATCTATCATCAGCAGATCTCAGAGGGGGATCTGCTGGTCAGGATTTTGCCCAATATAGATAAGATCGGCCACTTCCATGCAGCCGGGGTTCCCGGGCGTCATGAACTGCATTTGTGTGAGATCAATTATGATTATGTGCTGAGACAGATCGCTGCCGCTGGGTATGGGGGCTGGATCGGGCTTGAGTATTTTCCAAGCCTGAGTACAGAGGAGAGCTTACGAGGCGTTGCAAAGTATCTGGACTTATAG
- a CDS encoding sugar phosphate isomerase/epimerase yields the protein MEFGFLSAILPEYTFEEVIDFAAEHGFQCVELACWPAGKAARRYAGVTHINMETLTEEKAEYIKGYADKKQVRISGIGYYPNPLSEDTEQARTAVQHIKACIAGAKLLGIDTVNTFIGRNRSRNQEENIRLFQETWPEIIALAEKCGVKVAIENCPMYFKDEWPCGDNLACSPAFWDTMFEAIPSPCFGLNYDPSHLVWQRMDYTKPIYQYADKLFHFHVKDAKFYQDRFDMAGIFAAPSTYQSPKLPGQGDIDWGRVISALNDVKYQGAVVLEIEDRAYEDSLEQRQKAILLARDFMKQYIA from the coding sequence ATGGAATTTGGATTTTTGAGTGCGATCCTTCCCGAATATACATTTGAGGAAGTGATCGATTTTGCGGCGGAGCATGGATTTCAATGTGTGGAGCTGGCCTGTTGGCCTGCAGGAAAGGCAGCAAGAAGGTATGCGGGGGTCACCCATATCAATATGGAAACGCTGACGGAGGAGAAGGCGGAGTACATAAAGGGCTACGCAGATAAAAAGCAGGTGCGTATCAGCGGGATCGGCTATTACCCCAATCCGCTCTCAGAGGATACAGAGCAGGCCCGGACCGCGGTGCAGCATATTAAAGCATGTATTGCGGGTGCAAAGCTTCTGGGGATTGACACGGTCAACACCTTTATCGGCAGGAACCGGAGCAGGAACCAGGAGGAGAATATCCGGCTGTTTCAGGAGACCTGGCCGGAGATCATTGCCCTGGCGGAAAAATGCGGGGTGAAGGTAGCCATCGAGAACTGCCCCATGTATTTTAAGGATGAATGGCCGTGCGGCGACAATCTGGCCTGTTCTCCGGCATTCTGGGATACCATGTTTGAGGCCATACCCAGCCCATGCTTCGGGCTGAATTATGACCCTTCCCACCTGGTCTGGCAGAGGATGGACTATACAAAGCCGATCTACCAGTATGCGGACAAGCTGTTCCATTTCCATGTCAAGGACGCCAAGTTCTACCAGGACAGATTTGATATGGCCGGGATCTTTGCGGCGCCCAGCACCTACCAGTCGCCCAAGCTTCCGGGGCAGGGCGATATCGACTGGGGCAGGGTGATATCGGCGCTCAATGACGTAAAATACCAGGGGGCGGTGGTTCTTGAGATTGAGGACCGGGCTTATGAGGATTCTCTTGAGCAGCGGCAGAAGGCGATTCTTCTTGCAAGGGATTTTATGAAGCAGTATATAGCATAG
- a CDS encoding DUF6379 domain-containing protein, which produces MPNMFDKYFICRDSLSNVVEDGEITGFRVGVRVSYYRGVNLGIVHDFRVTADGETFDKSQMTFTVKAGTFRFDVMEGRTDVRWEFGEVAWLTVKKPGGLAEGTHRIHVFEEIRIVNGMNIKPVMFTAEWEETMELGPDWVQPPKIRRGVSFYSYQDECYLGKLDLEGCIKEVADTGADGIEIISESIIPNFPNPPQPWVDRWFSLMDQYGTKPICYDMFMDGQIIDGEDINEAQAVEIMETNIRLAARLGFQFLRVVYTIPLSIIEKALPCAEQYNVVMGLELHPPFRLGTPQVDQYVEFIERTKTKYFGLIPDFGIFIDKPIPALEKKAVKRGANPEAVGVIHDCYSSRKTYEEALEAISGLDPNAEDLAWAKSAYSYTYCDPELLKHYLPYTVHVHAKVYDMEDGVDPSVDNETIFRVLKENGWEGYVCTEYEGQRIYHDMAEDGIDNLAFIRAHQKMMEHYITGR; this is translated from the coding sequence ATGCCAAACATGTTTGATAAATATTTTATATGCAGGGATTCTCTCAGCAACGTAGTGGAGGACGGAGAGATCACGGGCTTTCGCGTGGGCGTGAGAGTGAGCTATTACAGGGGAGTAAATCTGGGGATCGTCCATGATTTCCGAGTGACGGCAGATGGGGAGACATTCGACAAGAGCCAGATGACATTTACGGTGAAGGCGGGGACCTTCCGTTTTGATGTGATGGAGGGGCGGACCGATGTGCGCTGGGAGTTCGGCGAGGTCGCCTGGCTGACTGTGAAAAAGCCCGGCGGTCTGGCAGAAGGAACACACAGGATCCATGTGTTCGAGGAGATCCGGATCGTCAACGGCATGAATATCAAGCCGGTTATGTTTACCGCAGAGTGGGAAGAAACCATGGAACTGGGGCCGGACTGGGTGCAGCCGCCGAAAATCCGGCGGGGTGTGTCGTTTTACAGCTATCAGGATGAGTGCTATCTGGGAAAACTGGACCTGGAGGGATGCATCAAAGAAGTGGCGGACACGGGAGCCGACGGGATCGAGATCATCTCGGAATCCATCATCCCCAACTTTCCCAATCCTCCCCAGCCATGGGTGGACCGTTGGTTTTCCCTGATGGATCAATACGGGACAAAGCCCATATGCTATGACATGTTCATGGACGGACAGATCATCGACGGGGAAGATATAAACGAGGCGCAGGCGGTAGAGATCATGGAGACCAATATCCGGCTGGCGGCGCGGCTGGGCTTTCAGTTCCTGCGGGTGGTGTACACGATCCCGCTTTCCATCATTGAAAAGGCGCTGCCCTGTGCGGAGCAGTACAATGTGGTCATGGGCCTGGAGCTTCATCCTCCGTTTCGGCTGGGGACCCCGCAGGTGGACCAGTATGTGGAATTTATTGAGCGGACAAAGACAAAGTATTTTGGTCTGATCCCGGATTTTGGTATCTTTATCGATAAGCCAATCCCGGCCCTTGAGAAGAAAGCGGTCAAGCGGGGAGCAAACCCGGAGGCAGTCGGGGTGATCCATGACTGCTACAGCAGCAGAAAGACTTACGAGGAGGCTTTGGAGGCAATCTCCGGTTTAGATCCCAATGCGGAGGATCTGGCCTGGGCCAAAAGCGCGTACAGCTATACCTACTGTGATCCGGAGCTTTTGAAACACTATCTGCCGTATACGGTCCATGTCCATGCGAAGGTATATGATATGGAAGACGGGGTTGACCCCAGTGTAGACAATGAGACCATATTCCGGGTGCTTAAGGAAAATGGATGGGAAGGTTATGTATGTACCGAGTATGAGGGACAGCGGATCTATCACGATATGGCGGAGGATGGGATCGACAATCTGGCATTTATACGCGCACATCAAAAAATGATGGAACATTATATTACCGGAAGATAG
- a CDS encoding Gfo/Idh/MocA family oxidoreductase: MADTILDRFKEQCLVEKEIDLSKTVRVGIIGTGWIAEAHVEAYLRCPDVEIVGAADIVPGKAEDFCRRMGLSGVKCCESHKELLKEVKLDVVSVCTYNRTHAECTVDALDAGVNVLCEKPMSVTLSEAADMCRAEKRSGKLLSIGFQPRLDGNMKMIKKIVDSGILGKVYYLQSGGGRRRGIPTPYGTSFIEEETAGIGAIADIGCYSMDMLLNAVGYPKPLTVSGYQSDYFGKDPKNYPFHPEYAERFGVDDFAAAFVRLEGGMILDFRISWAMNMDTAGDALILGTKGGLRIPSTECWNGSVGGPLKLYHDVCGKQTETVIPLEELDTGDLFYKKIRSFLNAVKDGSPAPVPSGEILYNQAVIDGIVRSAKAGREVIVEIPEI, translated from the coding sequence ATGGCGGATACAATACTGGACCGTTTTAAAGAGCAGTGCCTGGTGGAGAAGGAGATCGACTTAAGTAAGACCGTGCGCGTGGGGATCATCGGCACCGGCTGGATCGCGGAAGCCCATGTGGAGGCATATTTAAGATGCCCGGATGTGGAGATCGTCGGAGCGGCGGATATCGTGCCGGGAAAGGCGGAAGATTTCTGCAGGCGCATGGGGCTGTCCGGCGTTAAATGCTGTGAGAGCCACAAAGAGCTTTTGAAAGAAGTAAAGCTGGATGTGGTCAGCGTCTGCACCTACAACCGGACCCATGCAGAATGTACGGTGGATGCACTGGACGCAGGGGTAAACGTCCTCTGTGAAAAACCCATGTCAGTCACACTTTCTGAAGCGGCAGACATGTGCAGGGCGGAAAAACGGAGCGGGAAGCTTCTGTCAATTGGTTTTCAGCCCCGTCTGGACGGGAATATGAAAATGATCAAAAAAATCGTGGATTCCGGGATACTGGGGAAGGTCTATTATCTTCAGTCCGGAGGCGGGCGGCGCAGGGGGATCCCGACCCCTTATGGAACCTCGTTCATAGAGGAGGAGACGGCAGGGATTGGTGCGATCGCAGATATCGGCTGTTATTCCATGGACATGCTGCTGAATGCGGTGGGATATCCGAAACCTTTGACTGTCAGCGGATACCAGTCGGATTATTTCGGAAAGGATCCGAAAAACTATCCGTTCCATCCGGAATACGCGGAGAGATTCGGCGTGGATGACTTTGCTGCTGCTTTTGTACGGCTGGAGGGCGGCATGATCCTGGATTTCAGGATCTCCTGGGCCATGAACATGGATACAGCCGGAGATGCCCTGATCCTTGGGACAAAAGGAGGATTAAGGATCCCATCCACGGAATGCTGGAACGGCAGCGTCGGAGGGCCTTTAAAGCTCTATCATGACGTCTGCGGAAAACAGACTGAGACCGTGATCCCGCTGGAGGAGCTGGATACAGGGGATCTCTTTTATAAAAAGATCCGCTCATTCCTGAATGCTGTTAAGGATGGAAGCCCTGCACCGGTACCGTCGGGGGAGATCCTTTACAATCAGGCGGTCATAGACGGGATCGTGCGGTCTGCAAAAGCGGGCAGAGAGGTTATAGTTGAGATCCCGGAGATCTGA
- a CDS encoding 6-phospho-beta-glucosidase: protein MKELKIVTIGGGSSYTPELVEGLIRRKKAGILNVKEFWLVDIEVGKKKLEIIAALAKRMVESSGADIEIHATLDRREALKGADFVTTQFRVGKLDSRIEDERRAYRFGLIGQETNGVGGFTKTLRTVPVILDICRDIEEICPDAWLVNFANPSGMVTEAILRYTKVKAIGVCNRAYTFKILISKILECDPEKVHMDLIGLNHFFFINDITVDGISYFEKVHTAYKLNSNEEARKIQKTDLPVELMDAIQSIPNAYLDYYFMKDRTYEKFVKDADTVGTRGEVVQKLEAELFKKYEKAEVHTKPAELEQRGGAYYSDAALDVIDGIANDRNNVQYVNIQNQGALPYLSDDAVIECTCLINKDGAKCIAEKETNALQKAMISLQKAFEQLTIECAVEGSYDKGLMALTINPLIFDAYKARDVLADLLEGNRQFLPQFRSYFEAKDRAGK, encoded by the coding sequence ATGAAGGAACTGAAGATTGTCACTATTGGAGGCGGATCCAGCTACACGCCGGAGCTGGTGGAAGGACTGATCAGACGGAAGAAGGCGGGAATCCTCAATGTTAAGGAGTTCTGGCTGGTGGATATTGAGGTGGGAAAGAAAAAGCTGGAGATCATTGCCGCGCTTGCAAAGCGGATGGTGGAAAGCTCCGGGGCGGATATTGAGATACACGCCACCCTGGACAGAAGGGAAGCCTTAAAAGGGGCAGACTTTGTCACAACCCAGTTCCGGGTGGGGAAACTGGATTCGCGCATAGAGGATGAGCGGAGAGCGTACCGGTTTGGCCTGATCGGCCAGGAGACCAACGGAGTGGGCGGCTTCACCAAGACCCTGCGGACCGTACCGGTGATCCTGGACATCTGCCGTGATATTGAGGAGATCTGTCCCGACGCATGGCTGGTCAACTTCGCAAATCCCTCCGGAATGGTGACAGAAGCGATCTTACGCTATACGAAGGTAAAGGCGATCGGCGTGTGCAACCGCGCCTACACCTTTAAGATCCTGATCAGCAAGATCCTGGAGTGTGACCCGGAAAAGGTACATATGGATCTGATCGGCCTGAATCACTTTTTCTTTATCAATGATATCACCGTGGATGGAATCAGTTATTTTGAGAAGGTACATACAGCCTACAAATTAAATTCCAATGAAGAAGCCAGAAAGATCCAGAAAACGGATCTTCCGGTAGAGCTTATGGATGCGATCCAGTCCATTCCAAACGCGTATCTGGATTACTATTTTATGAAGGATAGGACCTACGAAAAGTTTGTAAAGGATGCCGATACAGTAGGGACGCGGGGCGAGGTGGTGCAGAAGCTGGAAGCGGAGCTGTTTAAAAAATATGAGAAGGCAGAGGTGCACACCAAACCGGCAGAGCTGGAGCAGAGAGGCGGGGCCTACTACTCGGATGCCGCCCTGGATGTGATCGACGGGATCGCCAACGACCGGAACAATGTGCAGTACGTCAATATCCAGAACCAGGGAGCGCTGCCGTACCTTTCGGATGATGCGGTGATCGAGTGCACCTGCCTGATCAATAAGGATGGGGCAAAGTGTATCGCTGAGAAGGAGACGAATGCACTCCAGAAAGCCATGATCAGCCTTCAGAAAGCTTTTGAGCAGCTCACCATCGAATGTGCCGTGGAGGGAAGCTATGACAAAGGCCTGATGGCGCTCACCATCAATCCGCTGATCTTTGACGCCTACAAGGCCAGGGATGTGCTGGCAGATCTTCTGGAAGGGAACCGGCAGTTCCTGCCCCAGTTCCGATCATATTTTGAAGCAAAAGACCGGGCGGGTAAATGA
- a CDS encoding PTS lactose/cellobiose transporter subunit IIA — protein MDTQDELQLMQIIAYAGNAKSLCMEAMQDAFRRDFEKAEEKVRQAKQSLEEAHEAHTGLLVNAANGRAVEPSPILIHAQDHFMGASLSVDLIEMMIEMQREIAELKEAREHG, from the coding sequence ATGGATACGCAGGATGAATTACAGTTGATGCAGATCATCGCCTATGCGGGAAATGCCAAAAGCCTGTGCATGGAGGCGATGCAGGATGCTTTTCGGCGGGATTTTGAAAAGGCGGAGGAAAAGGTTAGGCAGGCGAAACAGTCTCTGGAGGAGGCCCATGAGGCCCACACCGGGCTGCTGGTAAATGCGGCAAACGGCAGGGCTGTTGAACCGTCGCCGATCCTGATCCATGCGCAGGATCATTTTATGGGAGCGTCCCTGTCAGTGGATCTGATCGAAATGATGATCGAGATGCAGCGAGAGATCGCGGAGTTAAAGGAGGCAAGAGAACATGGCTAA
- a CDS encoding PTS sugar transporter subunit IIB codes for MANIMLACAQGMSTSFLVERMQKAAQTMQLEGKIWAVGSGQIQDESRTADIILLGPQIRFRKAEIEKQIGHRCPVEIIDMLDYGSMNGEAVLKKALKMLES; via the coding sequence ATGGCTAATATTATGCTGGCGTGCGCCCAGGGAATGTCAACCTCTTTTCTGGTGGAACGGATGCAGAAAGCAGCACAGACAATGCAACTGGAAGGGAAGATCTGGGCCGTGGGAAGCGGACAGATACAGGATGAGAGCAGAACTGCGGACATCATACTCCTGGGGCCGCAGATCCGTTTCCGCAAAGCGGAGATAGAAAAACAGATCGGCCACAGATGTCCTGTGGAGATCATCGATATGCTGGATTACGGCTCCATGAACGGAGAGGCGGTCTTAAAAAAGGCGCTGAAAATGCTGGAAAGCTGA
- a CDS encoding PTS transporter subunit EIIC, whose product MKKAEEFLEKALPYASAAAGQRHLQAMREAMIHVVPLTLVSSVFVLAARFPWAGYQDFMTRLLGTGWQSWESVFLRPALLGIIAYVGAVSAATSLSKSYGHDGTQAGILGLAAFALLTVQFRIRGGDADGMTHMVSMEAAVSQAGFEGRQLWLAMLCGLAAAELQHRTAGKQYLKKLLPAFARSIEPMFPLLLVVLLFGGIRVTGSLVIGAVYGASPSKLSFCDIWMSFVQRPLFRLGTSLPATLFLQAANSFFWGLGLHGAQLVNAVMLPVWSTQMMENLQTFTTGGAVMPNIVTKQFIELFIWIGGSAGSLSLVLWIKLFARSKHVKQIGKMALIPALFNIDEPIVFGLPVALNPILIIPFILAPLATTAFSYLTMRLGIFPIPCGIDLPWTTPVLLGGFLATGGNPMGAVLQICNMVISFMIYTPFIYVYDKRMAETEI is encoded by the coding sequence ATGAAAAAAGCGGAAGAGTTTTTGGAAAAAGCGCTGCCATATGCATCGGCGGCAGCAGGACAGAGGCATTTGCAGGCGATGCGCGAGGCTATGATCCATGTTGTCCCGCTCACCCTGGTCAGTTCAGTATTTGTTCTGGCTGCCCGGTTCCCATGGGCCGGGTACCAGGACTTTATGACACGCCTTCTGGGAACCGGCTGGCAGAGCTGGGAAAGCGTTTTTCTGAGACCGGCCCTGTTGGGGATCATCGCTTATGTCGGGGCAGTGAGCGCGGCGACCAGTTTGTCAAAGTCCTATGGACATGATGGAACACAGGCAGGAATCCTGGGGCTGGCGGCATTTGCGCTTTTGACAGTCCAGTTCAGGATCAGAGGCGGGGATGCAGACGGAATGACCCATATGGTCAGTATGGAAGCAGCCGTATCCCAAGCCGGTTTTGAAGGCCGGCAGCTTTGGCTGGCTATGCTGTGCGGGCTTGCGGCTGCCGAGCTGCAGCACCGGACAGCTGGAAAACAATATTTAAAAAAGCTCCTTCCGGCCTTCGCCCGCTCCATAGAGCCGATGTTCCCGCTGCTTTTGGTGGTGTTGTTATTCGGCGGGATCAGGGTGACAGGCAGTCTGGTGATAGGGGCGGTATACGGGGCCTCGCCCAGTAAATTATCATTTTGTGATATCTGGATGAGTTTTGTCCAGCGTCCTCTTTTCCGGCTTGGCACATCCCTGCCGGCAACGCTTTTTCTGCAGGCGGCCAACAGCTTTTTCTGGGGCCTGGGACTGCACGGCGCGCAGCTGGTGAACGCCGTCATGCTTCCGGTCTGGTCAACCCAGATGATGGAAAACCTGCAGACATTTACTACCGGCGGAGCAGTCATGCCCAATATTGTCACAAAACAGTTTATAGAACTGTTTATCTGGATCGGCGGCTCCGCAGGCTCTTTGTCCCTGGTCCTCTGGATCAAATTGTTTGCCAGATCAAAGCATGTAAAGCAGATCGGAAAAATGGCTCTGATACCGGCATTGTTTAACATCGACGAACCGATCGTATTCGGGCTGCCCGTAGCATTGAACCCGATCCTGATCATCCCGTTCATCCTGGCACCTCTGGCGACAACAGCTTTCAGCTATCTCACCATGAGACTGGGTATATTCCCAATCCCCTGCGGCATAGACCTGCCCTGGACAACCCCGGTCCTGCTCGGCGGCTTCCTGGCAACCGGCGGAAACCCCATGGGAGCTGTCCTCCAGATATGCAATATGGTAATATCCTTTATGATCTACACCCCATTTATCTATGTATACGACAAACGAATGGCGGAGACAGAAATATAG
- a CDS encoding dihydrofolate reductase family protein, whose protein sequence is MSLDGYIADKNGGVGWMGGHDASTEDPGSYPAFIQTVDTVIMGWATYHQVTTELSPDEWVYPGLDTWVITHRKLPADDHDQIRFTDQDPCGLVKDLLSQDGKDIWICGGAGIVQQLLREDLIDTFYISVIPALLGEGIRLFQGPGREKKLRLVKSQSYNGVTDLVYERRSR, encoded by the coding sequence ATGAGCCTTGACGGATACATTGCGGACAAAAACGGCGGCGTGGGCTGGATGGGCGGGCATGATGCCTCCACAGAGGATCCCGGCAGCTATCCCGCCTTTATCCAGACGGTTGACACCGTTATCATGGGCTGGGCCACCTACCATCAGGTGACGACGGAACTGTCCCCGGATGAGTGGGTGTACCCCGGGCTGGACACCTGGGTCATCACCCACAGAAAACTGCCGGCGGATGACCACGACCAGATCCGGTTTACTGACCAGGATCCCTGCGGGCTTGTAAAGGATCTGCTGAGCCAGGATGGAAAAGATATCTGGATATGCGGCGGAGCCGGCATTGTCCAGCAACTGCTGCGGGAAGATCTGATCGACACTTTTTATATTTCTGTGATTCCTGCGCTTCTGGGAGAAGGGATCCGGCTTTTCCAGGGTCCTGGAAGGGAGAAAAAACTCCGGCTGGTTAAGAGCCAGAGTTATAATGGGGTAACGGATCTGGTGTATGAGCGGCGATCCCGATAA